The Natrinema caseinilyticum genomic sequence GCGTCGGCGTAGTCATCATCGTACAGCAGTGCGAGGAGCGCGTTCGTATCGACCGCCGTCGTCACGGTTCGTCCCTCGAATCAGCGGGTACACCGTCATCACGTACGCTGCGGGGATAGTCACCGCGGAGTCGACGCATCCGGTCGGGCATCGTCTCGTCGCTTTCGGCACTACCGCGGTATTTCTCGAACGGATCGTCACCGTCTCTCGTAGTCGGTTCTCGCTTTCGAATCGCGTACCCGGAATCGGTCGCTTCGAACGAAATTTCGTCGCCCGGCTCGATTCCGAGTCGATCGCGAATCTCTTTCGGTATCGTGACCTGCCCTTTCGTGGTGACGCGTGGCATCTTCAGTCTTACATTCGAAGTAATACCTAATCAGTATTACTCCGGTCGTCCTCGACCGGCAAACGACATATTCGAAGGAAGGATTGGTTTACGCGGGTTCCAGGGGCTA encodes the following:
- a CDS encoding AbrB/MazE/SpoVT family DNA-binding domain-containing protein, with the translated sequence MPRVTTKGQVTIPKEIRDRLGIEPGDEISFEATDSGYAIRKREPTTRDGDDPFEKYRGSAESDETMPDRMRRLRGDYPRSVRDDGVPADSRDEP